TCGAGCCGTGGGACATCGACATCGTCGCCGTGACGGACAAGTTCCTCGCGGTGCTCGACGAGGCCGACCTTCGCACGGGCGGTCGGGCGCTGTTCTACGCGAGCGTCCTCCTGCGGATGAAGAGCGACGCGTTGCTCGAACCGGACGAACCCGAGGTCGAGGACGAGCCGTGGGACGCGTGGGACGACCCGCCCGCCGACGGCGGGGAGTGGGACGGTCCCGACCCGTTCGACGCGCTCGACCGCGAGATCGACCGCCGTCTGGAGCGAAAGCGCGCCCGCGGGACCCCGCGGACGCTCGACGAACTCGTCCGGGAACTCCGCGAGGCCGAGCGCGGCTCGCGGTGGAAGGAGTCGCGCACCTACGACACGAGCGACTCCCCGCGGGGGTTCCGCCGGGGGACGCAGACGCTCGACTACCGCGCGGGCGACGACTTCCGCGTGGACGACGAGCCGACGACGGCCGACGTCACCGGGACGGCCCACGCCGAGGACATCGAGGCGACGATCCGGCGCGTCTACCGCGCCCTGCGCGAGCAGTACGACGCCGGGCGCGCGGAGGTGCTGTTCGCGGAGGTGGAGGAGACCGGCGGCTCGCGCGTCGAGACGTTCCTCGGCCTGCTCTTTCTCTCCCACCGCGGACAGGTCCACCTCCAGCAGGACGAACTCTTCGGCGACCTCTGGATACGGGACCCGGCGGCCGCCTCGACGCCCGAGGAGGTCACGGCGGACTGATCCATCGCCCTCCCGATTAAGCCGGGCTTACGGACCGCAACGGTCGAAAGGGTCATGTGCAATGGTAGCAAACGTCTCGGTGGCCATGACGCCAGCGTGGTTCCGCGAGCGCCTGGCCGAGACGGAGGGTCGCGTCGACCGCGAGCGGCTGATCGAGGCCCTGCAGTACGTGCGCGATCCGGGCCGGTGACCGAGTCACACACTCGGCCGCGCTCCCCGTTTTCCCCTCAGAGGTACTCGCCGGCGAGGAGGTCCACCCGCGATTTCGTCTCCTCGGGGACGTGCTCGCTGGGGGTGTTGATCGTCCCCGCCAGGGCGCGCCCGCAGTCGCACTCGCGGTCGTCGGGCAGCGTCTCGATCGCCCGCTCGACGACCTCCTTGATCGCGGCCTCGTTGGCGGCGGCGTTCTCGAGCACCTCCTCCAGGGTGACCTCGCCGTCGCGCCTCCAGACGTCGTAGTCCGTGACGCCCGTCACCGTGGCGTAGCACAGTTCCGCCTCGCGGGCGAGCTTCGCCTCGGGGACGGCGGTCATGCCGATCACGTCCCACCCCTGGTCGCGGAAGAACTCGCTCTCCGCGCGGGTCGAGTATTGCGGCCCCTCGATGCAGACGTAGGTGCCGCCCTCGACGATCCCGTCGGTCGTCTCGCGCCCGCACCGTGCGAGGTGTTCGACCATGTGGGGGCAGTAGGGGTCAGCGAAGCCCATGTGGACGACCATCTCGCCGTCGAAGAAGGTGTAGGGGCGGTGGCGCGTCCGGTCGAAGAGCTGATCCGGGACCACGAGCGTCTCCGGCGGGAGATCCTCGCGGAGGCTCCCGACGGCGTTGCTCGCCAGGATCCGCTCCACGCCCACCGCCTTGAGCGCGTAGACGTTCGCCCGGTAGGGCACGTCCGTCGGGTCGTACTGGTGGTGGCGGCCGTGTCGGGGGAGGAACGCCACCTCCGTCCCGTCGAGGTCCCCGATCGTGACCGGGGCGCTGGGATCGCCGTAGGGCGTCTCGATCTCCTCCTCGCGGACGTCGGTCAGGTCGAGCGCCTCGTAGATGCCGCTTCCGCCGATGAATCCGACCGTCATGCGTCGGGCGAGGGGCGAGGGGGACTAAACTCCCCCGAGATCGCACTGCGCCAGCGCGTCGAGCATCGTCTCACCCCGCGAGCCGCCAGCCCTCGCCGACGCGCTCTGCGACGCCCCGGCGCTCCATCTCCGAGAGCACCTCCCCCATCCGCCCCGGCTGGGCGATCTCCATCTCGATGCGCTGGACGTCGTGGTACTCGTTGAGGTAGTGGCGGATCTCCTCGACGGTGTAGGACGGCTCGCCGGCCTTCTCCATCACGCCGCGCGTGAGGTCGATCATGTCCTCGATGAAGTTCCACGGGTAGACCACCCACGCCCACTCCTCCAGGCGCTCGCCGACGTAGTCGGGTTCGAACTCGCTGGTCCCGAGCAACTGGAGCGTGGCCGTCCGGACCTCGCCGGGGTCGCGGTCGCTCACGTACTCGTGGGCGCGACGTATCGACCCGCCCGTGTCCGCGATGTCGTCGATGACGAGGACGTCCTTGCCCTCGACGCTCCCCTCCGGCATCGGGTAGCGGATCTCCGGCTCGCCGGTCTTCTGGGCGGTGCCGACGTAGTGCTCCATCTTCAGGCTGGTCAGGTCGTCGAGGCCGAGGAAGTCACAGAGACAGCG
The Halomarina pelagica DNA segment above includes these coding regions:
- a CDS encoding segregation and condensation protein A; translated protein: MTERAGESDGERPDPGIGTDGGEGIAFDWTGHDSRERGEGADDPPDDRRPDGAEDAGADAVDPDAPDGDEVEPVELLVQLADRGEIEPWDIDIVAVTDKFLAVLDEADLRTGGRALFYASVLLRMKSDALLEPDEPEVEDEPWDAWDDPPADGGEWDGPDPFDALDREIDRRLERKRARGTPRTLDELVRELREAERGSRWKESRTYDTSDSPRGFRRGTQTLDYRAGDDFRVDDEPTTADVTGTAHAEDIEATIRRVYRALREQYDAGRAEVLFAEVEETGGSRVETFLGLLFLSHRGQVHLQQDELFGDLWIRDPAAASTPEEVTAD
- the mtnP gene encoding S-methyl-5'-thioadenosine phosphorylase; translated protein: MTVGFIGGSGIYEALDLTDVREEEIETPYGDPSAPVTIGDLDGTEVAFLPRHGRHHQYDPTDVPYRANVYALKAVGVERILASNAVGSLREDLPPETLVVPDQLFDRTRHRPYTFFDGEMVVHMGFADPYCPHMVEHLARCGRETTDGIVEGGTYVCIEGPQYSTRAESEFFRDQGWDVIGMTAVPEAKLAREAELCYATVTGVTDYDVWRRDGEVTLEEVLENAAANEAAIKEVVERAIETLPDDRECDCGRALAGTINTPSEHVPEETKSRVDLLAGEYL
- a CDS encoding phosphoribosyltransferase gives rise to the protein MADLPDEFKCTITNWDYIYDLCRDVADQVKAAEFEPDVVVALARGGWFAGRCLCDFLGLDDLTSLKMEHYVGTAQKTGEPEIRYPMPEGSVEGKDVLVIDDIADTGGSIRRAHEYVSDRDPGEVRTATLQLLGTSEFEPDYVGERLEEWAWVVYPWNFIEDMIDLTRGVMEKAGEPSYTVEEIRHYLNEYHDVQRIEMEIAQPGRMGEVLSEMERRGVAERVGEGWRLAG